One Rosa chinensis cultivar Old Blush chromosome 5, RchiOBHm-V2, whole genome shotgun sequence genomic region harbors:
- the LOC121049516 gene encoding uncharacterized protein LOC121049516, with translation MDQWSYGWEDPRGYEQESFYGGGHQVWNSHAIGSMSSCNETCALCNSPWHSSFECSLRFECPDFMQECEYKMGMYQETFIPNTYPQEEAYEPSKEFVDRLLAQLHASQALLQASQVSISQETMVSEAYPHEQAYESRKPSLEELLAQLQASQAQLQASQAQLQASQEILIHTNEQLETSLAQEPPFTIYDHESFFDQVQPISREEVYIEHLEQESFMQVENDDSDVDVQEIEVGYESFNASGVRDYTSEEPVQYWKSNLHNEEEVYEVDSEEEDSLSSEEDVELEDLHHDPLIVEVDIPKEKESPSIPCDELPKVDCRILSTYILNERIEIKVLLPLNPPLSGQCFYNEVMDWKGSEPLALNLSHHSQELLPPIVPMSIISNPLEKEKARLAPRRKSEKRGKTKKLHFWPPIGVFLGSSWSCLYDTSRSPLAPNNRVVALEKYPP, from the coding sequence ATGGATCAATGGAGCTATGGATGGGAAGACCCAAGGGGATATGAGCAAGAAAGTTTTTATGGTGGAGGTCATCAAGTGTGGAATTCTCATGCGATCGGTTCTATGTCTTCTTGCAATGAAACTTGTGCTTTGTGTAATTCTCCTTGGCATTCATCTTTTGAGTGCTCTTTGAGATTTGAGTGCCCGGATTTTATGCAAGAGTGTGAGTACAAGATGGGCATGTATCAAGAGACATTTATACCCAATACATATCCACAAGAAGAAGCTTATGAGCCTAGTAAGGAATTTGTTGATAGactactagctcaattgcaCGCCTCCCAAGCTCTATTACAAGCCTCTCAAGTTAGTATTTCACAAGAGACCATGGTTTCCGAAGCATATCCTCATGAGCAAGCGTATGAGTCTAGGAAGCCTTCTCTTGAAGAATtgctagctcaattgcaagcttcCCAAGCCCAATTGCAAGCCTCAcaagctcaattgcaagcttctcaagaaatACTTATACACACCAATGAGCAACTTGAGACTAGTCTTGCACAAGAGCCACCCTTCACCATTTATGATCATGaatctttctttgaccaagtgCAGCCTATTTCAAGAGAAGAAGTATATATCGAGCATCTTGAGCAAGAATCCTTTATGCAAGTTGAAAATGATGatagtgatgttgatgtacaagaaattgaggttggttatgaaagtttcaatgcaagtggggtgagagactacacttcggaggaaccagtgcaatattggaaatctaaTCTTCACAATGAAGAGGAGGTATATGAAGTTGATTCCGAAGAAGAGGATAGCTTGTCTAGTGAGGAAGATGTGGAGCTTGAAGACTTACACCATGATCCCTTAATCGTTGAGGTCGATATTCCCAAGGAGAAAGAGAGTCCTTCAATACCTTGTGATGAGCTTCCTAAGGTGGATTGTAGAATATTGAGCACTTACATTCTTAATGAGAGGATTGAGATCAAGGTACTTTTACCTCTCAATCCACCATTAAGtggtcaatgtttctacaatgaggtgatggattggaaaggaaGTGAACCTCTTGCACTTAACCTTTCCCATCACTCGCAAGAGCTTCTACCACCTATTGTTCCTATGAGCATCATTTCTAATCcacttgagaaggagaaggcaaggttggctcctagaagaaaaagTGAGAAGAGGGGGAAGACTAAAAAGCTACACTTTTGGCCACCAATTGGAGTATTCTTAGGTAGTTCTTGGTCTTGTCTCTATGACACATCGAGGAGTCCCttagccccaaacaatagggtggtcgCACTTGAGAAATATCCACCTTGA